The DNA segment CATAAGCTACGGTGAAACCGATAATGTCTCCATGGTAATGACCTTTGACTACGAGGACGAGAGAAACTCGGTTCTGATGCAGATTAAAAGCTATATGGATTCTGCCGGCAGTGCACATGACAAAGGCTACGAAAAATATCCGGACGGCAGCGTGGGTGCAGGAGACAAATACGCTGAATCCGGCTATGACCCGGAAGTATATTCGCCAAAGAGAGGATATTCAGAAGACAAATACGCTGAATCCAGCTATGGTCCGGATGAATATTCGCCAAAGAGAGGATATTCAGAAGACAAATACGCTGAATCCGGCTATGGTCCGGATGAATATTCGCCAAAGAGAGGATATTCAGAAGACAAATACGCTGAATCCGGCTATGGTCCGGATGGGTATTCGCCAAATAGAGGGCATTACAGGGACGAATACACTGATGCAGATTCTGATTTTGGGAAATCGGGTGAGAGTGAATATGAAAGCTACAGCAGTTACGGGGACTATGACTCAAATTCACGTAAATATGATCCGCGAGATTCAGGATACCGCCAGTCGTCCGGAGACTACAGGTATTCGGTCGGAGACCTTTCGCTTATAGAAAAAATTTCAGGGTTTATCAGGTCTCCTTCTGAGACATTCGAAACGCTCGGGTCCGAAGATGATCTGAAATCCGGGATTTTGTACGGCTTTTTGATGCTGGCTTTGTTCTCAGTCATCGGTGTTTTGCTGACTGCTCTTCTGGCTTCTGCATTTGCTCCTGAAAGCACGGTTTATGGCGGTCTTCTGTCGAGCACTCCTGAACTTGTCCGGATGATCCTTGAATATCTTATATTCGGAGCATTGTGCATATTCTTCTATGGCCTTCTGGTGTTCCTGTTTACAAAGATTACAGGGCAGGACCTTTTGTTTTCCGAGTCATTTGCGACGACTCTTTATTCAACGACGGCAATAGGGACAATTGGGCTTATTCCCCTGTTTGGTCTCTTTATAGGGCCCTTGTGGATGGTATTTCTCCAGATAAAAGGTCTTTGCTGCGCTTATGATGCAGAGACTGTTCCTGCGGCCGTATCCGCAATAGCTCCGGCTGTTATAATGTTTATTGTCTTTTATTATTTTGTTTTAAGCGGAGAGGTGGCATTTATATGAAGAAAGACAAATCATTTTCAATAAAACTGATTGCTCTGCTGATCTTATGTTCAGCGTTTTTTATATTGCCTGTTAGTGCTAATGACTTCAAGCCTGATTTCGACTGGGACATTTATAAAATAAATACTGATGACTGGGCCGGATATTCTGACTACAATGCATACAGCGGAACAATCTATAAAGTAAACTTCTATGACAAGACAAAAGGCGGCAGGGTCAGTTCATGGAAGTGGGAGTTCGGAAGTGATGACTGGACAGGGTCAACCAAACAGGACCCGGTAAAAATTTTTACTGAGAAAGAGGTTAAGGACCAGGACTACACAATAGAGGTGA comes from the Methanomicrobium sp. W14 genome and includes:
- a CDS encoding Yip1 family protein, which codes for MQPHDDYNSNYGRSEKPASQVRVGGRLYSLMLDPENMTLNPVSDRGVSPYVYPYSVISGLHPLSDDYHEPCIEVTISYGETDNVSMVMTFDYEDERNSVLMQIKSYMDSAGSAHDKGYEKYPDGSVGAGDKYAESGYDPEVYSPKRGYSEDKYAESSYGPDEYSPKRGYSEDKYAESGYGPDEYSPKRGYSEDKYAESGYGPDGYSPNRGHYRDEYTDADSDFGKSGESEYESYSSYGDYDSNSRKYDPRDSGYRQSSGDYRYSVGDLSLIEKISGFIRSPSETFETLGSEDDLKSGILYGFLMLALFSVIGVLLTALLASAFAPESTVYGGLLSSTPELVRMILEYLIFGALCIFFYGLLVFLFTKITGQDLLFSESFATTLYSTTAIGTIGLIPLFGLFIGPLWMVFLQIKGLCCAYDAETVPAAVSAIAPAVIMFIVFYYFVLSGEVAFI